The sequence AAAGAGAGGTTCTCTGCttgtcaaaaatctaaaaaagcaaaagaatgaaaaaaaaaattccttcccTTCATCCTTTCCAAGGTCAGATGGAAGCAACATCAGCATTTTCTGTCTTCGTATATTTCTTTTTCAGTAATTCCaactgattatttttttttgcaaaagcATAATACCTTTGTATATTATGTTCATCCATATAGATGTGTGTCATAATAGATTACTTTCAAACACTTTTAGCAAGATTCAAAACTAGGTATAGGTTAATTAGTTGTTGGTCAGATCTTGTCTAGAAATTCTAAAACATGATACCAGTTATTGTTACTAAATATATGCTCTAGTGTGATAGATATAAAGTTCCAGCAACAGAGGTGCATAATCTGAAACCAATTAGACTTCTTCCTCCTTGACGCTGCTCCATTTGAAATGAAGGAAAACAAAGATCAAGCCCTATCACATGGAAAAGCTTCCGACCAGCATTATTTGGACCTAATCGATCGGTCCTCCGCTTTGCTCCGCGTTGGAGGTACAGTTATCCCAAAAGGTGAAGCAAAGAAGACGAGAAAGGGATGGGGATAGGAGGGACGGTGGACATACGAGGAGGCTGAAACCGGTGACGCTGGTGAGGGAGGTGGCGATGGCGGCGCTGGCCAGGTCGAGCTTGCCGAGGTGACCCACCATCATGCTGGAGACCACCTGCACCAGGAACTGCGACATGGTCACCGCTACCATGGGGGCGGCGACGTAGCCCAGCCGCCGCGCCTCCTCCATGAGCTCTCTGCCGCCGTCGCCCCATCCGAGCCTGCTCGCCCATCCCTTTCCTTCCCTTCCTCCACCGCTCTCCGTCGTCAACAGAGACTCTTCCATCTCTCAGCTGCCCTCATCTCGACGCATGAGGTCGTTATAGTACATTAGTCTGTTCTGCTGTTCCTGAGGATGTAGTTTAGCTGAAGTCCTCTTAAAATAATCTACATTTCGATAAGATGTCAGCCAAGCAAATCAAGACATAAATATAACTATGCATTTTGTTATACGTATTATTAGCTTTacatcaataattatttttattattaaatattcatATAATAGTTGTGATTTCGCTGTTAGCTGCATAATAAATCAGTTATATTATGCATTAATTCTTGAATCCAACTCAAACACTTATTTTCTATGTTCATAATTCCAAATTTATGTTGGcttaagctatatatatatatatatatatatatatatatatgttgacaaaattttatataaaatcttATATATCTTGTattaattattcaataagatagaaagTTCGattaagatattatttatagagtaaaaatATAATAACTAAGATATTATTCATGTATgatcattaaatattttatattaaaaattataaaataattataaaattaataatattttatgaattatgagcgttgatagttatatatatatatatatatatatatatatatatatatatatatataattttatgttaCTAAGGTGAGAATGCTAAGATAGATGTATGGAgttactataaatgataaaaaaattattcatgaaaaattgagtatcacataaaatgagaaaaatttaagtatcatataaaatgagaaaaaaatatttaagatgatACGAGGATATGATGAAAATACATCTGCATGTGATAGTAGAACATAAAAATATGTgagtataaactataaataaaattttaagtataCTGAACTtaatttaatatatgatttaatttaatatatgatttttataGATCTCAATATCGATGAAGAATGCATGTAACTGATTCAAAATAATTAGgacatatgattttattattattgatatatatttatatttataacatACCATCAACAAAGTATAATTATCCATATATATGGAAAATATTTGACTCAGTTGCCATGAAAGCTACATGTAGTCGTTTAGTGGTTGGAAATGTGGAATTATGTGAATCTGCCAAAGAGTTTCTACGATATGGCGACATGCTTATCTTGTCCTCTTTATAGTACATAACTATGTCAGTCCCTTTCTTACTTCTTTACAAAATCTCATACGTTTGATCGATGTTTTAACCTTTTTCGATCAAATAGTTTTTGAGAATTCTAAATTCATCGACACTTAACCATTGGAAGTTTAATTTCTATGCTAACACACTGATAAGATAGGGTTTTAATTTTAATTGAAAGTCACATCATGCATGATCAAATTATGCGTGAATTTTACAGAGCTCACCAGCCATCTGATCTCATAAAGCCAAACAGAGGAAGACTTAGAACAAGTACCTACCGCCGCCGGGTTTGACCATCGTACGCGATTACGTGGCGTATACGGAAACGGGTGTCTTTTGGCTTCTGTGATTCGCCATCGACAGCGTTCCAATGTACTCGACTTGATTCACCCCCACATTCTACATGGATCGATGGTTGGGATGCAAGCATCGGTGCGGATGCATCCGTAGCCGTCCAAATCCGATCCGACGGTGATTTCCGTTCCGTCTCCCTTGGCGACACCATCTGTGAATATAATGTTATAATGTTATCCAATTATCATAATTATAATGTTATGACAACTCTAGTGACCTATGCATTCATCATAAAACCTAGATACAAGATATATCTAGTCAAACCagtcaaataattttattatatatgaataattttttatgtaaATTACAAGACTTATCGAAAGACTCTTCCAATAATGCTTAGCACCATAGAATAGTTATCAAATTCTCACAAATTAAAAatagattatatattttatttttaaataaaaaataatataaaaatatttttagagcTGATATTTTATTCCTATTTATACTGACACGATGCGTTTTATCGTTAGTCAACAGTGGGTGATCGAGAGCCACGTGCTAGCGAGATTCGTAGTACACGTGGCAGCCTAGCAAGGTGTGTATGGGCTAACTTGGGTTGGGACGATGAACGCGATGAAACGGCCTGCTTCCCTTTCCTCGGGGTTCGGCCCAAAACAGAAGCAAAGCCGACGAGCTCTATTTCCTCCGCCGACAGACCCGGCGCCTAACCACAGGGCTCTGTTGCTCCTCTTTGTCTCCCCTTCGCGAGCGATGATAAAGCGGCGTTTCTACAGGCAAGAGCGCGGCGACGGGGGCGCCGCCTCCTCCGATTCATCCTCCTCTTCTGATTCCGACGAAGAATTAGAAGCACAGGAAGAAGATGCGGAGACCACTGGGGGATCGAAGGACCACGAcgacgatgaagaagaagaagaagaagcaagggAGGAGCGGCAGGAGCATCCGCGTCACTCGCCTTCTTCTGGTTCGAATCTTGTCCCTTGCCCATCTTGTAACCTTTATCCCTTGAAGTAGGGTTTGGAGCTCGCCCGTATTTTGCGAGCTTCGAGATCGTTGCATTTTGTTTTTGCGAATGTATTGTGCTTCTAGTGCATGCAACCTTTGTTCTGTCGTGTCCGGAGATGACGATGTTAATGTGATATCCAACATTTTGTATACGATGCACCATTGTAGTTTTCTTGGAACTCATTTTAACCTGTTTATTCTGGTTATTTACCTTGTGATTTCTTTGGCTTTTTGCAATTGAACCTCTGTCATTTGAAGATCTTGAGCGGCCACCGATTTAGGGTTTTGTCATTAATTAATGTTTTCTGTATTCCTTTTGGTTTTTCTACTAAAATCTTTCTGCTTGTATAACAATTCTACCTTTTGTTATTGTGATCAGCTACTGCTTTTACTTATTTGGAATAATGACTACAAATATGGCTCACTCTTGTATGTTCTTGTCTGCCCTGGGTGTTTGTACAGGTTCTGGATATGAAAGCGAAGAAAGCTCTGGGAATGTGGTAGAAGGAGATTCTTCAGGTATCATTTTATCTTACTTATGATTGCAAGTGTTCTTTTCTGGTGGTGTTCTATGGCTGTGGTGTGTGAATGTAGATCTATACCATACTGCACTATTCTAAATTTTCATtcgtttttttgtttgtttgttgggATTATTGAATATAACACTTGATTGGTCTTTGAAAAATCACTTCCATTTACATCTTTGCTGTTGGCAAATTACATCCCTGGGAATCAAGTATCATGACCTTGAATAGGAGAGTACGTGATAATGGGGAAAACAACATCTATGTAAATGGGAAAATTAGCTTCCCTGCCGCTAGCAATATAAAGGGTGAGTTTCAGGGGTAAACAAACACTTACAATGACTGGTGTCCATCTATATCTTTCTAAATGCATATTCCAAAAGTTAGGCTTTAGGGACGTCATTTATTTTCCTTCAGTTATCAGTGACCAAGTAACACAAGGTGTCACACCAACATGTCGCACTGCACCAGAAGAATTGTGTGGTTGTCAATGACTGCTTCTCGTTTCAGTTATAGGTCTTGAACATTCCTTTTTTGCTTTTGGTTTCTGAGACCACCTTTCTCCTGATTTACTTGGTGAAATGGTAGATGATGATGATAAGGTATCTCCATTGCCTGGTTTTTGGTGAGAATGGGCCATAGATGTTCATGTCACATCATGTGAAGGGCCATGGGTGAGGGTTATTCATGGGCATCAGTCCGGTGGCCAGCAGGTGCTGGAAGTTGGCCTGGTGTTGGCAATAGTAGAAAAGTTGTATTATGTACTCAACATCACCCTGCATATTCAGCTAATAGAATCCTTCCTAGAACTTTATATGCAAGGGCTTGCATTTGAGATGGTCGATATATGTCTTAGATCACCTCATAGAAGCTTCGGGTAAAGGCACTTAGGTTATTTCTGGTTGTTGGATCTCTTGTACAATGTCCCAGTCATCGAAGCAAATAGTGAGGTCCTATGTATGAGCTTCATGAATTTGTTTTGGTTGCCAGGGATGCTGCTTAACCACTAGGGTCCACCTAGCTTGATGCTCAGTCAGCAATGTTACCTTGCTGTTGTCAATAGATATCAACCAGTAGAAGTCTCAAAACAATTTTATTGATCCTGGCCAGATACTTGGCTATACAAGGATCTCGGTTCTCATATTCTTCTGGGACTTGATTGATGACCATTGAGAGTTGTTGTGCACTTCAATATTTCAAATCTCAATTTCTTTGGCCAAGCATAGTTTGGTCAAAAAAGCTTTATGCTTGGGCAAGTTCTTAGAGGATTTGTAATTGACGTAAAGGGTGTTCACAAAGTTGTCTGCCTAAAAAGGGAAACATGATGTTCCTACAGATGGCAGGTAATATTATTACGTGATTGTGGCTCTGCAAGAATGATTGTGGCTCTGCAAGAATGAGGATATTACATGGGACGCTAGGTGCATCCTGAGAGAGAGCTACAATACTGCCTCCTTGAGGTCTCAGTTGCCTCTTCATTTATGGCCAATAACGATTGATGCTTTGGATTGGTTGGTCCAGCTGAGCCTAAGGACCGCCAATAATGGTTGATTAATGGCCAAGCTAAGCCTAAGGACTGTGTCATTTTGTATGAGGCTAAGGCCAAATGCTTGGCATAGAAATCCTGGCCAAGGACAGGGTTAGCTATCACAGATGCCCCAAATTGATTTGTTTAGTGTGTGATAACTGTCTATATGCTTAGTGCTAGTTGTCTTGGCACTTGGCCTTGAAAATCACATCAgtattctttcttgtttttcactcTAGAAGATAAGTTTTGGGGTGAAAATTTCCCTTTTCTAGTTTATGGTTTACCCAAAGGGTCACCTTTCACGGTGCAAGTTATATGGCGGGTAGTATCATTCGTATCTGAACGGTTTATCAGTTACCTTTTAGCGCCAATACTGCAGAAAGTAACACTAAAGTGCATGTCCACTTTGTCTTCATCCTTTATTTTAGTAGGGCATATAGTTGGACTATACTTCATGGTTAGGTGATATTGTTTGTTGTCATAATTGTAAAGACAAGTCTCAGCTATGCATACAGCCTATTCTTGAATAGCTAAGCAATTCAAAGCTGTTCGAagttctaaaaattgacatatttttTAACAAGCTATTCTTTtgtctgctgaaattttcttgatttgtttttgttttgatgAAATCTTCAGTGTTGTTGGTgggatttttttaaataatggtaATTCTTACTTGGTGATAAGATCTGAGCATGCATAGAACCTATTTTTGAATGTCTAAGATACTTGGTGATAAGTGTTGAACTCTCCCAAGCATTCTTAATATACATTTCTATAACTAAGTTCCAGTCGAGAAATTTCATGTGTAGCAGGTGTATTACAAATCGAGTTAAACGCGCCATACACCTCTTCTTCACTTTAAATAATTTTGAGCAGAAATGAATTGTCAACTTAtgttgttaatatatatatatatatatatatatccctgaaCATACTAAATATTAGTTGCTGACTGCCTCTTCTGCGAAGATTCTGTGCACTCTAATTTTTTATCCTAGTTTTGAAGATGTGTAACTGCTTTTATCTGTGGTTAGGCTTGCTCACCAATGAGGAAAACGATGTCTCTGAAAATGTTGGTGGAAACCCTAAGGATAGTCAGCTAAATGCTGGAGTTAAAGCTAAAGATAGCATGAAGGTCAAAACTGGGAGCAGTTCTATTGATATGAATGATCCTATTGAAGCTGATTTTGCAAATTATATCTTGAAACACAAGTCAGTTTTTAAGTGCCGACTTTGCCCAAGAATTGTCTGCTTAAGTGAAGATACAGTGAAGACACACCTTAAGTCAAAGGTGAGCAAAGTAGAATATTTGTTAGGTGTTGTACAATTGTTCAGTTGAACTTCTTTCATTTTATGCTTAGGGACCTTAAATGTTGAGGCAAGTCATATGGTAGCAAAGTTTTATAGTTTATGTTAGTATCGGATGCTTCTATTGCAATGTTAAACTGTATTTTCAAATTCATTTAATAAAACAAACCTGTCACGCTTTTAGAAACAAACTTGTTTGGATCATGTTTAATATCTTTTTCGGTATATTTTGCATTCGATCTTCTCCTTGTTTGTAGAGGCATGCTCGTTCAAGGAAACTGTTAGGAGAGGGGAGGCTCAGGCTGATGCTTAATAGTGATGGTGAGATcgaagaagaccaagaaacacaCTCAGAAAGGCATGCACGAACCATAGCTCTTGCAGAGGTAGTTGAATCTCCAGAAGACCTGTTTTTTGCTGTTTCAACCTTTGGTAGAATAGGACTTTTTCTATAAGGTCTATTTTGTCTGTTGATACAAGTCTCTCATCTGTCTTAAAATATCCAGGAGCTGAATGGTGCCAAAAAGAGGGATTCAGGGCGCCAGCGACAGAGCCACAGAAGGAAAATGGTAATgttctatttttatttattgcaGGAGTCTTTGATCGGTGCCATACAAACCAAATGATCGAGAGGGACTGTGTTCAATGAATCAGGGCAATTTTGTTGAGTGCTTTGTTTTCGCTCATGTTTTGCAGAGGTTGCGGAACAAGGGGGAAACAGAAAAGCGAATGGATAAGCCAAAGAAACGAAGCAAAACTGAGGATTGAGGAATGTGGCAGACTCCTTGTTGCTGGAGAAGGCTCCTGCCATTTTCCAAGAAGTGAATGCACAGGAACCCAAAGGAATTTTTGTAGCTTATGTTTGTTAAACTTCCTTGAATTTTCCCCTGCCACTTTGCTTATCAAATATTTAGGGTTCGAGGCTTTCAGTTGGTTGGATTTGATACTTTCAGAGATACCCATAAAAAGTAAATGAAAATTTCTCATCATTTGTTTCTCACGCAAATTAGCTAATAATGAGTTGATCCTCATCGACGCCTCGGCTAGCTGCACTTTGTTTACTTTCACGAAGAAATTGCTGCATTGATGGTCTGATTTCTCTTCCTCAGTTTTTGATACTGAGGGTAGCATTATGAGCTCTGGAGATCCGATTATGATCCTTTCCCATCTCCAAATCTCAGTCGTTCAGCTGATGGATTGATTCTTTTTGTCTTGATTTCTCTTCTCGATTACATCCATTTGATTCTTTCATCTTAAGCATCCATCTGGGGGCAACTAAGGAGATTTGGATGGGTGGTTAAGATGTAGGGAAGCGAGGAACGGACGGGTGAGATTTGAGGATGGGAAACCCAATTGGAGGGAATCTTCTCGATCTAGCCATGTGTCAAATAAAAGATAGGTCTTCACAAAATCAAGAGCCCAAACCCGAACTGAGCGGCCCAATTTTATCGGACTCCGATCCGCATTAGTTACACTTTGGTCGACCTCTTAAGGGTTCAACGTCACTCTCACGCCTGAACTCGTCTTGAGCCCTAGATCGGGGAAAGAGAAATAGCAAGAGCCGCCTCAGATTCTCTCCGTCGTCTCCTCTTCCATTGGCCAGCATGGCCTCCCGACGTCTCCTCTCTTCCCTCCTTCGCTCTTCGGCTCGCCGCTCGCCCGCTCCCAGATCCCCCGCCGCCGCTTGCTCCGCCCCACGGGCCCCCATGCGCCCTTCCCCTGCTGGTTTCCTCCTCTCCCGTGCCGTTGAGTACGCTACCTCAGCGG comes from Musa acuminata AAA Group cultivar baxijiao chromosome BXJ3-3, Cavendish_Baxijiao_AAA, whole genome shotgun sequence and encodes:
- the LOC103979936 gene encoding nuclear polyadenylated RNA-binding protein 3; this encodes MIKRRFYRQERGDGGAASSDSSSSSDSDEELEAQEEDAETTGGSKDHDDDEEEEEEAREERQEHPRHSPSSGSGYESEESSGNVVEGDSSGLLTNEENDVSENVGGNPKDSQLNAGVKAKDSMKVKTGSSSIDMNDPIEADFANYILKHKSVFKCRLCPRIVCLSEDTVKTHLKSKRHARSRKLLGEGRLRLMLNSDGEIEEDQETHSERHARTIALAEELNGAKKRDSGRQRQSHRRKMRLRNKGETEKRMDKPKKRSKTED